CCTAGCCGAGGGCTACCCTCGCCCAATACTGGCTTCCCTCTGCCATGGCCgatggagagaagagagaaaaagaaaaaaaaagaaaaaacataaaaagacgaaaatgcccctagtgggggtaaatatgtcataatttgtgaagttttgggtttttcatattaccaaaaaagtttggggtaaattaaTCACTTTGggaaaagttttgaatttttggtggtctttttccattttttaatcacaaaaaaggaaaacaaagggaaaaatagAAAGCTTATTCATaggttttatttccttttgtcttatttatttGTGTATCTTCTTATTAATTGCTAAGATCGATACACTATAGATCATTGTCATCTCATGTGTCACTAAGTGTCCTTAAATGTCTGTCCCTCCACTCCCCTTCCAATCAAGGCATCGTCGTAGGAACATGTCATTGCTCACGAGCTCAGATACAAGCTAGCTTCTGTCAGACGAAAAAAGTTAGACCTCGTTGTTTGGGATGAGTTGCAAGTCTACTGAGTAGCCTCACGTTGCAACATGACAATTTTGATTCTAGAATATTTCAGATTTCCATGATCCTCATGTCCGCATATGTGTACGCTGAGGAAAAATATAGAGGTGACGGATGAACATTTTTTTGGCTTAGCCAACCTTTAAGAGgtccgaccaaaaaataaaataaattaaaaacctCAAAGAGGTGTCCTAAGATGTTGAAATGTACGCAGGCAGTCCAAAAATATGCTCAACAGATGTTTCTTTCTTGGAATCGACTGATGTGTAATTCAAATGTGAATGCCCAAGCTGCACGCAAGTTATGTCCATTGTTTCTGAATCTTTCTCGTATATGTCCTTGTCATTGCTCATTTCTAATCTGATCTTTCTTTGCCTTCGCTATTCATTTTCAATAAGACTACCATGAATCTCATGTACATGTTGTTGCGATAGTGCCAAGGAGAATCCAGCTGAGTAAAGATGTCACCGAGTGATATTGCTGTAATTCGTATACTATTCTATTTAACAGATATTATTAGACTTGTGTCTGGTGATGGCGAACCAGCTTTTAACTCTCCGGCAATCCAATGAACAACCCAGTCTCAACATCTGTACTCCGGCTGCTCCGGCTATGTATTGCTGCTGCTCTTGGATGAGCCGTTGACTGCCAAGGATTTGCATAGCGCTGGAATtggaagaaagcaaaaaaggacGCAAAACGCTCTATTAAATATATGAAACAATAAATGCAATTGAATAATGATGGGACCTAGAAACCTTCACTgaattaaaatggcaaaaaGCTGAAGCACAACTTGAGATATAATCGCATTGAACAGGCCTTCCACTGGATccaaattaggtgatgcaagcATCTATGTCTAAGCACCCAGATCTAGCAATAGTCACTgggaaatttcaatttttcccaACATCTGACTCTAGAAGATGCTTTCCTACgttgccccaaaaaaaaaattctaaaagtgGTTAGCTGCACCAGACATGATTGCGAACTTTGGTTCCACCTATAGTCCATGTCTAAAGTATTGACTAGTATCTCATGATAGTAATAAACTCtatgttgtgatttttttcGACATGGGTCGTATTTGAAGGCCGTTAGTTTTTGTTATCAAGTCAGTATTTTCTAAACAGGTCAACTAATGGttacaaaattataaaaagacaTGGGAACTTTCAGTCCTTCTACAATCACATGTTAGAAACATTGAATTGTACTGGCTGATAGTAAGTTGGGTAGTAGTTGTCTCAACATTGATTACTCATGAACATTGTGCtactaatttttattatcatatcgGCAATTACTAACTTTATGATATTTTCACTAGGAAAGTTGAATATTTCCCAACAACCAACTCCGGAATTGGTTCTCTACCATtctcaaaaaagagaaaaatgaagaaaaacaaaagaaaaaaaagctccAAAAGTGATGAGGATGCCGAATGTGATCACTAAGAACTTTGGATCCATCTAGTCCCCAGTTGGAAAACACAAAATAATctttcaagaaacaaatttcTCAAAGTATTGATATTCACAATGTGGGTCGCTAACTTACTGCCAgtaacctttttcttttcaagttagTAACTTTCCAAGCATATCAAGTAATGGTAACGGGATCATGGAAAGACACACAGATTTAGGTCCATCTACAATCCTACAGTCTCCTACAGATAATTGTATCTCATGATCTTCCCTAAAATTTGTTTTCCCAACATGTGTTCGTAACTCTGCATTATTAACTTCTATTATGGAGTCAAATCACTTTCTTAACAGATCAAGCGCGGGACCATAAAAGGACACAGAGATTTGAGTTTGTCTACAGTTCcatgtaaaaaaaagaaaagtagaattGTATCTCGTGACAGCAAATTTCTCAGTGGGGTGGTAATTTTCTCAACTTGGATTAGTAGCTTAATGCTAGTAATAAGTTTCAAGCAGATCATACGGTCTCATGATCATAGAATTCTTTGGTGATGTTCATTTTAAGTGCTCCTTCTAACTTATGCAATCATAAACAAAACTTCTCGCAGATATAGAAATGTTCAATATAAATACTGGTATTTAACCCAGAAATTAAGCATCTCTCATTATGCATTGTCCTTTTCGTAAGAACTGATCATGTTGCAGTACTCTTTAAAGGTGGTGGTATCAAGAGAGCAAAAAGCAAGCTCCTCCCCTTCCTTTGTACTACAATAAATAGATAGTGTTGGAAATTAtgatccattttctctaaaactGTCTAGAAACTATTAACTTAATCATGAAGGCGAGAACGTTGGTAGCAGCATCCACGTTGAAGATTGTCTAGAATTGTTGAGAATGGCGGTTGCTAGCTGAACCTAGAAGATTCACGTGGGAATGCAAGCAAGCAGAagccaagttgaagaagaaatcctAGAACAAGCTAGAGAAGTCTACGTGCATGGAAAACACGTTTTCTTCATTAGCAAGCAGCGGAAAGCATGAAGCAAAGTTTCTTCATCAAACTCCAGCTGTCAAGAActtattgaagaagaaaaaaagaagtccaAGAGAGGCTGAGGCGGTGAAGAAGAGAAACTTGAATGAAAGTCAAAATTGTCATGCTTGAAGTCGGTTGTAATTGCCTATAAGTAGGCTTGTAGTTCATTCATTTGGTGTATGAGGTTTAGAGTTCCACCGTGTGCGGAGAAGTAGAGTTATGATGATTTCTATGTCATGAAATACTCCTCCATTATCAAAATATCTTGTACCATCCATTTTCatcaattagataaattatATCTCATGTTCTTTATCCTTGAATTATCCTATCTTGTCCCTTGTCCATCCACTACAAATTATATCATATACTTGCGCACATTACTAATCAAAAACTATCAACCATATCTAAAATCATGCTTCCGCACACATCCAAATTTTTAACAGAAGGTTTTAACACCAGAACTAATAGAGAGTAAGACAAACTGATGACCAGCACATTTAACCAGTACAATAAACAGGACAGCACACAATCTACTAATATTGGTTTGATGGACAAAAGCAGCAAGCTTCTTCACTACACAAGCCTATTAGAATATTAGGGAAAAGAACATTCTTAATCATTGAAGACCACTCTCTGGTCTTAGCAGATCATAAAACTACACTGCTAGATCATACATGAAATTCATTGAGAGATTCTATTGCAGGTTTCACAAGTTTGTGGAAAGTGGTCAATATATGCACAGAAGAGTGATCATGCATGACAAGTGATAGGAAGGCAATAAAAGCACAGATGTGAAAGAGGGCGACACCTTTGCAAGAAGCTTTGCATTCTCTTCTTTCAAAAACCTCTCCTGAATTACGCCAAGCAGAGTTGCTAGATTTATATAACCGGGAACTTAATGCTGGATGAGATCGGACATGCATTAATCATATCTGTGCACTTACCTTTGCTTGTAACTGCTGTATCTGATCATTGAATAATTGAGCCTGTAAAAGAGATCCACagaaatattttaactttcgTGTGCGTGCATGTCGTCCCCATACCTTTCTTAGTACAAggtcaacagaaaaaaaaagttgagaaaataAGTTGATGATGGACGATAGAAATGATAGTACAATGCTTTGCAACTTGTTTAGAAACACAGTTCAAGTAAGAAGTTGTACACGGAAATTGATGAggttaatataatgaaaaactCACAGTATTCTATTATTTCATGCTAAAGaatacagtttttttttttttaataagtatCAACTTGTGTCAATAAGTGTCGAGAAACCATTGGTAAAAAATGATCGCtgattattttttgttagaGATAAGAAAAGTCAGTCATTTAACCAAACCAAATAAACTTGTCAACTaatcaaataagagttggtGACATAGAATAAGTCGGTTACTTAATCAAAGAAGAGTTAGTAACTCCTATAATTAAGATTGGTAATTTCTAGTTGGGATCGTAAGTAAGGCAAATATTTATGTGTGTACGAGTCTTATAAGTGAAGGGTGAGAAGGTCAGAAAGTATTTTTAccaacaaaatttattttatgacaaagaaagcaataaagagaaaaagatctGCTGAAGTTGTGGGCACGTAAGACACGAGAAATAGTAGACCTCACTCTACACGTAACACAATGTTTCCATTCTATCTCAAGAGTAGTCATAGGGAGGTTAGAGTAGGAAAAAATGCACGAAGAAACCCCAAATAAGCATTTGGTAAGTTAGTCACATGAAAGTTGATAACCCAAAAAGAGTTAGTAAAttaagagagaagaaaaatctaagagttattaaaataaatatcggtatgtatataaatataaatacaaaacaaataaaagttgataaaaaattgagaaatattgtTAATTGCACATTGTTAAAAGGAATTTGCGATCTCATAAAAGTGTTGGTCAGTTGCTAATAAGTAAGTCAGAAATCAGGtaattgggaattttttttatcgcaTTTTTTTGCCACGTACAACTCTTTCAAAAGTTCATCagcctgaaaaaaaaaatcttttttttctttttttggaaaagggaACAATAGAGTCGTCCAAATAACTCTAGAAGAATAAccataatattttccttattttttggaaaaagagaaCAGGTCAACAACAATGCAGAAAAAGGGCGATTTGTAAATATGCTTTCATTCTCTCAGATAAGGTAGAAAACATCATGTATACTcggagaaaaattgattctctccttttagatgccaagtTTAACCATTTTAGTCTATTCAGTTTCAATCTTACGATACAATTACAGTCTTTTCAAATTGGTGTTTCGGCTCCTGTATGCATATGGTCAGTCTTATTTTTAGTCGTTTGAGGGAAAttgtttctctttgttttctttcccttctcacCATATCCATGCCTCCAAACAGAACGGCTACTCGACGAAAGTTCTCAAAACATCTTTAGGCTCAGAGAAAAGGACAAATATGCCAAAGACAAATGTACCTTTCTTTCCCTAATGCTGCTCAAACTTCGCTCGAGCTGATTCCCTATCTGTTGAATTTCATCGATCGAGCAAGATTCAACACATTGTCCAGATAGCTTCctgatgaaaaaaagaaaaggagtaccATAGTTTAGAGAATTACATATCAAGTATCCATTTCAATTTACAATAAATAAGAGAGAAGTCTCAAAATTTGTGGACCGTAGAGAAACTTCAAGAAGCTCGATC
The sequence above is drawn from the Eucalyptus grandis isolate ANBG69807.140 chromosome 11, ASM1654582v1, whole genome shotgun sequence genome and encodes:
- the LOC104424370 gene encoding LOW QUALITY PROTEIN: MADS-box protein AGL42 (The sequence of the model RefSeq protein was modified relative to this genomic sequence to represent the inferred CDS: inserted 1 base in 1 codon), with product MVRGKVQMRRXENATSRQVTFSKRRTGLLKKAYELSVLCDAEVAVIIFSQKGRLYKFSSNSEIRKTIDRYRRYTNDVDMYQAKMEQCILHLKQETMDMERKIELLEVSLRKLSGQCVESCSIDEIQQIGNQLERSLSSIRERKAQLFNDQIQQLQAKERFLKEENAKLLAKRYANPWQSTAHPRAAAIHSRSSRSTDVETGLFIGLPES